A region from the Panicum hallii strain FIL2 chromosome 1, PHallii_v3.1, whole genome shotgun sequence genome encodes:
- the LOC112896568 gene encoding MAP7 domain-containing protein 1-like, with protein sequence MTGEAFSLESLVLPSGIKALCEDQALRSAFVASMLTLDDGGLAAQFSRRAVRVCQQFSGRGGSGPQPAPPSPAVKSAIAPTGPPPAPAPVESGPGGPKPEATPPRSEAAPQEEAAHPAVTTEAPAAAAAPDTTAGASPAEPATEEAAAAAVAPAPGDAEVASTATPPAQEEPEVVYGRHLLPSPAKVPLPCLLAKSQQALEELEAGIHREWEELEAERLRLSNWERRLGDRIKTVSARYAGERAELALESEDLQEQLQKVLDREAAVAQRERVATRREAQAIERELAAEMKVSSAEARTKIALELTDHARVSLELIKEQQAALAEREAAVVEGEANLAVHQEELAARIQGLQEREASLQERETSLQEREAKVEEFLAERSASIGRIVKSTSEVNSSLDALGVSPIWVAEAPPSLGAALMVLDSAAERLRHLESAILDLLETEGRAVA encoded by the exons atgaccggcgaggcgttcagTCTAGAGTcgctggtcctcccgagcgggatCAAGGCCCTATGCGAGGACCAGGCGCTACGTTCAGCGTTCGTGGCGTCGATGCTGACCCTTGACGacggcggcctggcg GCCCAATTTTCGAGACGCGCCGTTCGCGTCTGCCAGCAATTCTCCGGCCGGggggggtccggcccccagccagctccACCATCCCCTGCCGTGAAGTCGGCGATAGCACCAACAGGgcctccgcccgcgccagcACCAGTAGAGTccggacccggaggtccgaagCCGGAGGCTACACCCCCAAGGTCCGAAGCCGCACCTCAAGAGGAGGCTGCCCATCCCGCTGTCACGACCGAGGcgccagcagcggcggcggcgccggacacCACGGCGGGGGCCTCTCCAGCTGAGCCAGCAAcagaggaggcggcggcagcagcagtggCACCAGCACCGGGGGACGCGGAGGTTGCCAGCACCGCCACACCACCCGCGCAGGAGGAGCCGGAGGTGGTGTACGGGAGGCACCTTCTCCCTAGCCCAGCGAAGGTCCCTCTCCCCTGCCTCCTGGCCAAGAGCCAGCAGGCACTGGAGGAGTTGGAGGCGGGTATCCACCGGGagtgggaggagctggaggcggagcgcctcCGGCTCTCCAACTGGGAGCGCCGCCTAGGGGACCGCATCAAGAcagtctccgcccgctacgctGGGGAGCGCGCCGAGCTTGCGCTGGAGAGCGAAGACCTGCAGGAGCAGCTGCAGAAGGTTCTTGACCGAGAGGCGGCAGTTGCCCAGCGGGAGAGAGTGGCCACCCGGCGGGAGGCGCAGGCCATCGAGCGGGAGCTCGCGGCGGAGATGAAGGTGAGCTCGGCGGAGGCGAGGACGAAGATCGCCCTCGAGCTCACCGACCACGCCCGGGTGTCGctggagctgatcaaagagcAGCAAGCTGCCCTTGCGGAACGGGAGGCGGCTGTGGTGGAGGGAGAGGCCAACCTCGCCGTCCACCAGGAGGAGTTGGCGGCCCGAATCCAGGGACTCCAGGAGCGGGAGGCATCTCTTCAGGAGAGGGAGACAtccctccaggagagggaggccaaggtggaggagttcCTAGCAGAGCGGAGCGCCAGCATCGGCCGGATTGTGAAGTCAACCAGTGAGGTGAACTCCTCTCTGGATGCACTCGGAGTAAGTCCCATTTGGGTCGCGGAGGCCCCACCCTCACTTGGCGCTGCCCTCATGGTGCTGGACTCCGCCGCTGAGCGGCTGCGACATCTGGAGTCCGCTATCCtcgacctcctggagacagaagGGCGAGCGGTTGCCTAA